One Carassius auratus strain Wakin chromosome 4, ASM336829v1, whole genome shotgun sequence DNA segment encodes these proteins:
- the LOC113065011 gene encoding zinc-binding protein A33-like produces the protein MAEALSCFEEDFTCIICCDVFTDPVTLKCSHSLCEKCLQRFWTTQDVPRCPVCRKECSHDEPTKSLAFRALCETFKKRKPSAVSGDVCPEHKEELKLFCFKDQQPICLVCYTSKKHENHKCSPVDEAAGNLKRDLKTQMNKLQETLDKLKKARESCVKQAELSKEHISMTENQIKKEFEKLHQFLRDEEEKHIRSFQKEMQPQEEKLKARMKELSKQISDLSERMAAVWQDMEEKNITFVQNYSDTIKRLQSPSAPNTTLRLQKYQHYPIQTIIFTTWARMQNLVEHPPVTLDPDTASSKLQVSEDYTSFRYVEMQMHNFDNPERLCVGVLASQGFSSGVHCWDVDVRENDHWMLGVVGETVNHKRLYRMDPRSRFWCLRFIDGEYKKGYKPVRCIDEWPSIIRLQLDFDKGELRFTEPFRNRVLCTYTGGFPEKVFPYFCSGDFFKSLYLFPAYKGHF, from the exons ATGGCTGAAGCTTTGTCCTGTTTTGAGGAGGATTTCACATGCATCATCTGTTGTGATGTCTTCACCGATCCGGTCACGCTGAAATGTAGCCACAGTTTGTGTGAGAAATGTCTCCAGCGTTTCTGGACGACTCAGGACGTGCCGCGGTGTCCAGTCTGTCGGAAGGAATGCTCTCACGACGAACCCACCAAGAGCCTGGCGTTCAGAGCACTCTGTGAGACCTTCAAGAAGAGGAAACCCTCCGCTGTTTCAGGAGACGTTTGTCCAGAACATAAAGAGGAACTCAAACTCTTCTGCTTTAAGGACCAGCAGCCCATCTGTTTGGTCTGTTACACGTCAAAGAAGCATGAAAATCACAAGTGTTCTCCTGTCGACGAGGCCGCTGGGAATTTAAAg AGAGATCTCAAGACACAAATGAACAAACTTCAAGAGACCCTTGATAAACTCAAGAAAGCCCGTGAGAGCTGTGTGAAACAGGCTGAGCTCAGTAAG GAACACATCAGTATGACAGAAAACCAGATCAAGAAGGAATTTGAGAAGCTCCATCAGTTTCTCCGAGACGAGGAGGAGAAACACATCAGATCATTCCAGAAAGAAATGCAACCTCAAGAGGAGAAACTCAAGGCTAGAATGAAGGAGCTGTCCAAACAGATATCAGATCTGTCTGAGAGGATGGCAGCCGTCTGGCAGGAcatggaagaaaaaaacatcacatttgtCCAG AATTACAGTGATACAATAAAAAG ACTCCAATCCCCGTCAGCACCAAATACGACCCTTAGACTACAGAAGTACCAACACTATCCCATTCAGACAATCATTTTCACCACCTGGGCCAGGATGCAGAATCTTGTTGAACACC CTCCTGTGACTCTGGATCCAGACACAGCCTCCAGTAAACTACAGGTGTCAGAGGATTACACCAGTTTTCGCTATGTCGAAATGCAAATGCACAACTTTGATAACCCAGAGAGGCTGTGTGTGGGAGTGCTGGCGTCGCAGGGCTTCAGCTCAGGTGTGCACTGCTGGGACGTAGACGTGAGAGAAAACGACCACTGGATGTTGGGAGTGGTTGGGGAAACAGTGAACCACAAAAGACTTTACAGAATGGATCCAAGGAGTCGTTTTTGGTGTTTACGTTTTATTGATGGTGAATACAAAAAAGGTTATAAACCTGTCAGATGTATTGATGAGTGGCCAAGTATCATCCGACTGCAGCTGGACTTTGACAAAGGAGAGCTGAGATTCACTGAACCCTTCAGAAACAGGGTTTTATGCACCTACACCGGTGGATTTCCAGAGAAGGTGTTCCCATATTTCTGTAGTGGAGATTTTTTTAAGTCACTGTATCTTTTTCCGGCATATAAAGGACACTTCTAA